The Oncorhynchus nerka isolate Pitt River linkage group LG13, Oner_Uvic_2.0, whole genome shotgun sequence sequence CGTTAGTGCACGTTAGCAACAACCATCCCAGTATAGGGataccgatcctgtagaggttattAACTAGAATATTAACACTGATTGACATAGACTGTACCAAAGCTAGCCAAAGTGCCATTTCTGTGATgacacaaacattatattaagcaggacattcatacAAGCTTTACAGTCCAATTATCATCCAGAAGTAGTGTGAAATGCAGTCAGTCATAAGAATGGCGGAACCCATTTACCGGGATTTCCCACCCAAAACCACTCTTTTCCCAGGATAAATAACTGCGAGAAACCGGTAAATTATAATAAAATATTTATATGAATAGCATAGTctgaaatggaactgttaaattgTATGCAATGTCTACATCTGGCTTCACTACAACCTCTACATGATGAATCAACTCTTAGGGTGGGGACAgacccatctcagtatggagtgcagtacacaatgcatgtagacctatcatctcaTTATGGTCACTATTTTTTTctttcttgtgacaggtaggccTGCGTTTGCTGCAGCATAACCTATACCACAGTAATATAAAGACCGAATGCGTGTCTAATTTACCCAACTCCATCTGGCTTTTGAGGGTCACCTTGTTTTTTAAttgtaaattattattttttttcagCTGCTGCAGAGTTTTAAAACAGTCTATCACTCTAATAGCATTGCTTTAAATCGGccttctttctctcacacacacacacacacacacacacacacacacagagagtctcTACACCGGAACAGCAAGTCTCTGAGGTGTCCTTCTGAGCGAAGCAAAGCGTAGTCTGGAGGTGGTTGTCCTGGACATGAGCACACACAGGAATGGGTCCAGACAGCTGTGGAAACAGCACAGACACACTGCAGCGCTGGTGTAAACATACATCCCGTCCTCTCCAGTGGTGGACAGCCTCACATAGTGGGCAATATGGAGGACGCCACTGGGAGCGAAACACACAGTGAAGATGAGGAAGACCAGTGTACTGACCCTGATGAAGGGTGTCCAGTCGAGGCCTGAGCGACCCAGGTGCCACACCACCGCCACATGGGTCCAGGCACAGGTCACAAATGGCACAAGGAACCCTAAGCAGACCAGTGTCAGCCTGTAGGGCACCAGCAGGGCATGGGAATCCTCCTCCAGGGGCAGTATGTCATGGCAGGTGATGAGGCCCATACGGGGCAGCAAGAAGCTCTGCCTCACCAGGAGCTCTGGTACCACAGCTGCTCCAAACAGGCCCCACATGCCCAGGCTTGCCCCCAGCGTCCAGGCCTTCTTGGGCAGCCGACTGTAGAGGAAGGGCCTCACCACGGCCAGGTAGCGCTTGAGGCTGATGCACGCGATGGtgtgggcagagcagtagacGTTGCAGTAGAAACAGGCGGTGACGATGCGACAGGCAACCTCACCGAACACCCAGTTGTTTCCGTTGAGGTGGTAGTGGATGCGGAGGGCCAGGGAGAGCAGGAGGAGCAGGTCTGAGATGGCCAGGCTCAGGTAGAGGACAGCCATGGAGTAGGACCTGGCCCGGAGCCTCAGGAAGGCCAGGATGAAAGCGTTAGAGGGGATGCCCACTGCCATGGCCAGGAGATAGGCTGAGGGGATGAGCCTGGTGCTGAGGAGCCCCGTGGTGTAGGCTGCTGCAGGGTCCTCCAGCCTCACATCCAGCCCAGGGGACAGAGGGACCAGGCTGGGGGGCcctgtctcagctgtacagtTGGACTGGTATTCCCTGCCTTTGAACGTCTTTGGTTTCAACACATCTGGGACCGTTCTTTTTGTCTTGAGTTTCTTCTCTGTTTGTGGTAAAATAGGGGGAAGAATATTTCCATAGATTTTAATTCACATGAGAGGTTTTATACTTTGCATACATAGTCATGAAACACAGTATAAAATGGGAATGTTGTTTTAAAGTAAGTTATCTGAAAATTATTTTTAAAACATCTATGATGATTTAGACTTCATCATACACGTGACCAAATGTGACAGTGTACTGGGGGAAGAGTGAATCTCCGTGTGTATGTTGTCAAGCTGAAGACTTTCTGGCATAACATTTGGTTAGACAAAACATGTCTTGTTTTCCTGTTTGAGGGGAAATGGACCTGTTCAACCCAGCCTAAAGAACTGACAATAAACAGCTTTACCAAGTAGATAAAAAGTACCAAATGTAATATGAAATTCCAAAGGTTAAGGTTCTTAGAGGTTCTATAAAATCCTAATGAGACATGTAAAAAGAAAGTGACTTACCATTGTCCTGGAGAGAGAGTCCTACCAACAGACAGAAGAGTATCCCAGATAGTAGGTTTGCCATGTCTTTCTCCTATCTCCTCCACGTTATTATTCCAACTCAGTCCTCTGGTTCTTCAGTAGACCTGCTATAGTCTAGTTGTCCACTAGCAGCATCAACCACTAGCAGGATCAACTGGCCATCCAGACTGCTGGTTCACATGGTCAGACAGGCTACTGTACTGTCCACACTCCGATAGTGTTAACACGGAACCATCAGGCTGTatgcattttgtgtgtgtttttttttcatgTCCAGGCCTGAAACTGAATTCCTGTTCTCTTTATCAGCAGCTATTTGCTGATTCGTTGTAGTGGGAGGAGACATTCGTTGCAACACCCTAATAGTTTACAGTTTGTTCATTTCTCACTTTGGTTTTCCCCCTTAGTGTTCTATTATGCCATTCTCAGGAAGACCTTTGGCTGTTTCAATGTTATGGGTTTATTGTGCAAGTTTCTGTGACTGAAGATCTTCTTGACTAATAAAAAATGACTAGCCTAATGTTACAGTAACAATATTGACTGCATGTCCTAAAGCTATTCAGATACTGTACGGTCAGTGGGTAATTCTCAGGTCCACTTCATGGCAGAAACCAAAGGGGCATGTTTTCCCTtgacttccttccttccttcctgcctttTTTTGTGGTTAGGGAGAATAAACGTTCAGTGAGGTTTTTCTGCTATTTTAGGTGGTGTTTGAGCCCCCATGACCAATGTTGTGGACCGAGCTGAAGATGTTTTGGCCACTAAATAACAATCTGTGTTTTAACATTTTCCATCAGGTCTTACCTCTGGACACAGAGGAAATGGTAGAGCTTCTTGTTCATGCTGGTGCTGTTTTCCTAGCTGTTAATATGCTTCATACCTGGGCTTCAAATACTTGAACAATCTTTACAAATAATTTATCTGTGCCTGtttgagcttgcctggcttaaTAAACCAATAGAAAGACCCTGTCCATTTGGCCTGAAGTGCTCAAACTATTTCAAATGAttttgtatttgaacccaggtatgATGTATTTAGCTGTTGCTTTGGAATGCCAACTGTACATGTGCTGTCTTGGATAGTGTTTGGAAAAAGAACATTCAGTTAGGGCTCAATCCTAACTTGAGATTTGTGGTCCTAACTCGAGCGCTAAAATTACAGCAAAGTTCTAATTATATGTGAACATCTCAAGCTAGAATTTGGCATTgcattgtttgtttttgtttgtgtggtctaccactctGAAAAGCAGAGATTGACTCCGTATGTGTCTGTGACTCCAGAGCTCAGGGGATGAGTCTGCTGTGCTGTGGCTCAATCAGATCCAAGAAGGCATACACACAGCCAACCAAGATGAAGAGGAGGCTCTGACATGTAGGCCCACCATGCCCACTCACAACCACATGCTCTAAACCATCAACAAATAATATCTTAGAAGTTCTTCACCATTCAAATGTCTTAACTCCAGCCACTGGATATGAGTGTCTGATAAATTACCAAAATGTAAAATGTCATAACTGTTCCTTTGTGTGTTTCATCTGTGGCAGTGGCTGGAGCAGTGGCAGACATCAACAGGGAGGTGGCAGCGGGAGACTCCCAAATGACCCTGCAGGCCCTCCAATCACCCCTGCCAGGGCTGAGAGGGGTTCTGTCTGAGTGTGCAGACACCTACCAGACACAGCTGGGCCAGCGCCAGGACCTCAACGTTACTACTGGTAACCTGGCATACAATCTGCTTTATAAATCAGTTTATTACTCATTTGTACACCTACGCTGTAATAGACTAAAGAAGCATTTATGGATGTTTGTTCTCTCGTCAAGACACTTTCTCTCACACAATTCAATACATTATCCTCCCAACTTGTCTTAACGTGTGACGTCAAATGCTGGAGATTAGGATGGTCTCAGGTTAGGATTCATCCCTATTCAGGATTCCTCTCGAAGTGTATGACATGTTGTTTCCTATAGCAGGCAGCAGTGACAGTGTGTGGGTGAAACACCAGATCAAGGGAGGTtatgactactactacaacctggagaacagagaggggacCTGGGAGGAGCCAGAGGACTTCACACACAACAGCACACAGCTccgcagagaggaaatacaggtaCATACACACCTGCTTGTATGTTGGAGAAATACCTTTCTACATTAGAATTGATGAAAATATGTTACTTAAAATGTTGGGACAATTTACAAATAACATTCTCATACTAAATTACACTTCACCATCAACCACGTAGCATGTTATAAGTCATGTATAATGCATAACGACACTGGAAGAGTATTCATGTATGTGTCCCCTGGTCAGAGTGTGGTTGGAAGTGTGACAGCGGAGTATAACAGGGAGCAGTTATGGTTGGCCAACGAGGCCCTAGTAACTCAGCTACAGGCTTGGGTTAGAGGTTACCTGGTGAGGAgagtattcatgtgtgtgtgttctggtcagAGTGTGGTTGGAAGTGTGACAGTGGAGTATAACAGGGAGCAGTTATGGTTGGCCAACGAGGCCCTAGTAACTCAGCTACAGGCTCGGGTTAGAGGTTACCTGGTGAGGAGAGTATTCATGTGTGTGTCCCCTGGTCAGAGTGTGGTTGGAAGTGTGACAGCGGAGTATAACAGCTAGGCCCTAGTAACTCAGCTACAGGCTCGGGTTAGAGGTTACCTGGTGAGGAGAGTATTCATGTGTGTGTCCCCTGGTCAGAGTGTGGTTGGAGGTGTGACAGCGGAGTATAACAGGGAGCAGTTATGGTTGGCCAACGAGACCCTGGTAACTCAGCTACAGGCTCGGGTTAGAGGTTACCTGGTGAGGAGAGCTCACGCCGAGAGACTGGATTTCCTACGACAACAAGAACCACACGTGGTCCGACTACAGGTACTATACTGTGTCATGTTCTACACCGACCGGTTTATGAAGTCAAACACAAATGTAATATCTACAGTTAATATTCACGTACCGCTTTTTTAGTTTACTCACAAATACTGTAAACACACATGGACAGAGCTGGTTCTGGGTTTGATTTCCTCATGTTTATATATAGGCCTCCTGGAAGGGCTATAAACAGAGGAAGATGTACAAAGACAGAATGAATGTGCTACAAAGCAACGTGGGGACTGTCGTCAAGGTAATGAGTTTTGGGGCTGTGAGCCTTATTGGAAAGAGAACATTAGTTTGAAATGGTGAGAAAGCAAGTGTCAATTTTCAGGGGACTCATCTCAAATTAAAACAGTTATCCGTTGCTGACATTGTTGTATTCCTCCTGGTCCAGCTTCAGTCGTTTGTTAAAATGTGGCGAGCCAAAAGTAAATACTCTCAAAGACTGCAGTATTTCAAAGACCATGTGAGTAACAAAGCACCTACATTACAAATGAGGAGTTATGTAATGtattcatatcatatcatattattCATCAGTGATATTTGCTGAAGCTTGATTCCCTTCTGTCTTGTTTGTATGTTCAGGAGAAAGACATAGTGAAGATCCAGGCTTTCCTCAAGGCTAACAAAGCCAGAGACGACTACAGAACACTCAGTGAGTTCAGACATGTAATACGTCACACATTTTTAAAGAAGTCACAGTTTCAGACAGAGAAGGAACTACCTGAACCTCTCCGATACAATTGCAATGTTAATTTGTTTATCTTTTTAATGtttttatgtctgtctgtgtccgtCTTTCTCTTTGTGTGTCTGCCCTGTAGCCGGGGCTCAGGACCCTCCTCTGTCGGTGGTGCGTAAGTTTGTTCACCTGCTGGAGCAGAGCAGCCTGGACCTACTGGAAGAACAGGAAGTGACACGGCTTAGGGAGGAAGTGGTCACTAAGATTCGCTCCAATCAGCAGATGGAGAAAGACCTCAACCTGATGGACATTAAGATTGGCCTGCTGGTCAAGAACAGGATCACCCTACAGGTGACGTTTTACACACAGAGGGAACATGACTGACAAAACAATGCTTTTCAACACAACTGAGAAACGATGCTTATATACAACAGTCCTGCTACAGTTCCCAGAGCCATTCCCCTTAAGCTGCTGATAACAACTGTTTCTGGAGATAGCGCTTAGTCTACAATAGTCATAGGCCTGCTCAGATACTTGAATAATGCATTCCTCTTCCCTGTCTTTCTTAAAGTTATCACTGATCAACACAACTGGATAGGTGAGCAGGGCTTTTTTCATGCTGCCTACTGTCCATCTTCCCAGGATGTGGTTTCCCATAGTAAGAAGCTGACGGTGAAGAAGAGTAAAGAAGAGCTGGCTGCAGGGGACAGGCAGGGCATCAAGGCACTGAGCAAAGACAAGAGGAAGAAACTAGAGGCTTACCAGCACCTCTTCTACCTGCTGCAGGTGAGTTCGAAACACAGAACACACtaagacacgcgcacacactcactcactcactcttttACCTcgatctcatctcctctccacagaCCAACCCTTCATACCTGGCCAAGTTAATCTTCCAGATGCCCCAGAACAAGTCTACTAAGTTCATGGACACAGTGATCTTCACCCTGTA is a genomic window containing:
- the LOC115140174 gene encoding proteinase-activated receptor 3-like isoform X2 — protein: MANLLSGILFCLLVGLSLQDNEKKLKTKRTVPDVLKPKTFKGREYQSNCTAETGPPSLVPLSPGLDVRLEDPAAAYTTGLLSTRLIPSAYLLAMAVGIPSNAFILAFLRLRARSYSMAVLYLSLAISDLLLLLSLALRIHYHLNGNNWVFGEVACRIVTACFYCNVYCSAHTIACISLKRYLAVVRPFLYSRLPKKAWTLGASLGMWGLFGAAVVPELLVRQSFLLPRMGLITCHDILPLEEDSHALLVPYRLTLVCLGFLVPFVTCAWTHVAVVWHLGRSGLDWTPFIRLSGPIPVCAHVQDNHLQTTLCFAQKDTSETCCSGVETLCVCVCVCVCVCERKKADLKQCY
- the LOC115140174 gene encoding proteinase-activated receptor 3-like isoform X1: MANLLSGILFCLLVGLSLQDNEKKLKTKRTVPDVLKPKTFKGREYQSNCTAETGPPSLVPLSPGLDVRLEDPAAAYTTGLLSTRLIPSAYLLAMAVGIPSNAFILAFLRLRARSYSMAVLYLSLAISDLLLLLSLALRIHYHLNGNNWVFGEVACRIVTACFYCNVYCSAHTIACISLKRYLAVVRPFLYSRLPKKAWTLGASLGMWGLFGAAVVPELLVRQSFLLPRMGLITCHDILPLEEDSHALLVPYRLTLVCLGFLVPFVTCAWTHVAVVWHLGRSGLDWTPFIRVSTLVFLIFTVCFAPSGVLHIAHYVRLSTTGEDGMYVYTSAAVCLCCFHSCLDPFLCVLMSRTTTSRLRFASLRRTPQRLAVPV